The genomic region CGAACAGTTTTAGTTCCTTGGCGCTTTCTTTGCTTGCCCCTAGCTGCCGGAGATAGTCGAGCTCACGCCGCGCGGGCGTCTGCCGAAATCTCAACGAGTATCCCAGAAAGGCGAAGTGGCTCTCGCCGACAAACGCCGGCAGAACGCCGACGATGAGGAGCAGGAGAATCCACGGTGAAAAGATGCAGATGGTAATCGAAAAGGTGAGGGCCGTGACGAATTGCTGGAGGGCCCTGCCTGCGGACGAAATCATGCTGACGCGGTCTGTTGCCTGGACCCTTGCCCGTTCCAACTTGTCGTAGAAATCGGGGTCTTCATAGGTTTCCAGATCCAGCCTTGAGGCATGGCTCATCACCTTGATGCTGACATGCCGGATGAACTTATCGGCCAGGACGCTCTCACAATAGCCAATCATGCGCGAGAGGACACTGCCCCCAAGCGCCAGCCCGAATTCGGCTGCTACCAGCCACCAGAATTTTGGCGCCAGATGCTGGTGGGCAGTAACAACGGAGGCGACTTCGCCGATTATGGCAGCCGAAACTGCCGCAATGCCAATTGGAATGAGTGCTGAAACTATCTGCAGCGCCAAGCCGGCAATCGTCACGCGCGGCCCAGATTCCCACACGATGCGAAGCCCAGGCGGAACGTTTCGTAGCGCCCGAAGGCGGTCTCTCCAGGCATTCCCAAAGGACTGTTTTGAGGAGTTTTCCTGCATTTGGACCCTAAACTTTGTCGCAGGCTCAAAAGCCGTCAGGATGGGCGAAAAGCTCTCCCCTTGCGCACTCTATCATAACTGGCAATCCAGTTGCCTAACCATCGATCTCCATGGCTTGATCAACCTCTCTGCTTCCAATGAGTTGCGGCTTCGGATTCAGGGGCGGAGCGGAGGCTGTCGCGGGAATTCAGTAAAAACTACAGACTTCGTGAAATAAGAACCTGATTCTCTGTGCGATTGATGGCTGCTGCGGATCCCCTTGCGGCCTCTCACCAAGGATAGGCGCCCGCGACAAGTTCTCGGGTTGAAGGAGCCGGAAGTCCCGGATTTGGGGTCGTTGCCTTCTTGGCCCTCTCCAGGGCGCACAGGTGAGGTCCGAAGAATTCCAAAGCCCAAGGCTTCAAGTCGGAGCAGGCGAGCCTGAGCGGACCCGTCTCCGCCGTTCACCGGCGCCACCACCGTCCCGCCCTGGTCGTTATTGCAACGCATGTTTTCCAAAAGTGGAGGAGCGCGGAGAGCAAACCTCTAGCCCCAAAAGGCCCTCGCTTTTCAGCTGGCAATACACATGTAGCGTGGTGCGGGACCGGGCGGAGACACTTCGTTTTCAACAAATAGGCCCGTGCCAAGCTTCCGCAATCGAAGTGAGGCAAGGGAGTGCGCCGCTCGAATTCCTGCGTCAATTGCGGCTTTGCGGCTACAACCGGGAAAGGGAATGAGGAAAGCCCTCGGCCGATTTTGCTTGACTTTTGTTGGCTACTATGGTAGCCTCACTGATGACGGCAGGGGATGTGTACGCCGGAAGCCAACAGTCTGGACAGGCTCTGAATTTGCTCTCACAAAATCGAATGCAATTGCCGGTAGAGTTTGGCATTAAAATTGTGGGACAAAAAAATGTGTTTTTTGAAAAACAAAGCGGAGAAGTTGCTGAAAACAAAGGATCGGCCCTGAAAAACAAACCGGAACAAAGCTAAAAACAAAGCGGAGAAGTTATTGAAAACACGTAGCTGTGGAAAAAACAAACCGAAACGAACCTAAAAACAAAGCGGGCCATGTTATTGAAAATACAAGGCACGATTCTATGCCGGCGCGCCGACGGCCCTGGCCGTCTCCCCCAGCAAAGCCCTCCTCCTCTCCTCACTCACACACTTCGATCCACAATGGGGGTACACCTACCCTTCCAATTCCAGCCTGCGGGCCTGCTTGACATTCGAGATGTCCACGTATACAACGACTGTATCAAAAGCGAAGAAGCCGATCTCCCGCGCCCAGACACGGGAGGCACGGTAAAGGGCAGTTAGTGACAGACGCTGGTGAGGCGAACAATGGCGCCAGAAGAGCGCACGAGCAACTCAAAACGATTTCAATCCCGTGGAATGCGGGGAATCAATAATGACAGTTTTGTCCACGAATGGCCTGAAGCGGGCCTGACGCTGTTCCACAGCCCTTACGATCCGAATCCTCAGATCAAGGTCGAAGATGGGCGCATCACCGAAATGGACGGCATTCATGAACGCGATTTTGACTGGATTGACAAGTTCGTTGCCTGCCATGCTATCAATATTCAGCTCGCTCAGAAATCAATGGCGATGGACTCCCTGGCGATTGCGCGGATGCTGGTGGACATCACGACGCCTCGAGACCAGGTGATTGATGTCTTCTCCGGTCTTACTCCAGCCAAGATCATGGACGTCGTGGACCATCTCAATGTAGTTGAGATGATGATGGCCTTGCAGAAAATGCGCGCCCGAAAGACCCCCTTCAACCAGGCTCATGTAACCAACAGGCGCGAAAATCCAGTCCTGCTTGCTGCCGATGCCGCTGAAGCCAATGAGCGCGGATTTTCTGAACTGGAGACAACAGTTGGCGTTCCGCGCAATGCGCCACTGAGTGCGATGGCTATCCTCATTGGGTCTCAGACCGGTCGAGGTGCAGCGCTAACCCAGTGCGCCGTGGAGGAGGCTCTGGAATTGCGCCTTGCCTTGCTGGGGCTCACAACCTATGCCGAGACTTTGTCCGTCTACGGTACGGAGCAAGCCTTCTCCGACGGGGACGACACTCCGTGGTCCAAGGCATTCCTGGCTTCAGCTTATGCGTCCCGCGGCATCAAGGTGCGGTTTACATCGGGGTCCGGTTCCGAGGCCCTCATGGGACATGCCGAGAAGAAGTCGATGATCTACCTGGAGGCCCGATGCCTGATGCTCATCAAGGGTGCCGGGTCACAAGGCGTCCAGAATGGTTCGATCAGTTGTATCGCTCTTCCAGAATCCTTGCCTGGCGGGGTGCGCGCGGTCCTGGCGGAGAACCTGATTGCCACGCTACTCGATTTGGAGCTGGCGTCCGGCAACGATGCGATGGCGTCTCACTCCCAGATTCGCAAGTCCGCGAAACTGATGCTGCAGTTTCTGCCCGGCACGGATTTTATTTTCTCTGGCTACAGCGTAATGCCGCGGGAGGACAATCTCTTTGGCGGCGGAAATTTTGACAGTGATGATCTGGATGACTACACCGTGCTTCAGCGCGATATGCAAACGGATGGTGGACTCCGTCCGGTTCGCGAAGAGGTTATTCTCGATGTCCGCCGTCGCGCCGCACAGGCAATTCAATCCGTTTTCCGGGAATTGGCCCTTCCCACGATTACTGACGCCGAAGTGGAGGCAGCAGTCACGGCGCGAAGTAGTTGTGACATGCCGGTGCGTGATGCCGTGGCTGACTTGAAAGCCGCCGATGAATTTCTCAGCAGACGGCTCAACGCGCTGGATGTACTCAGGGCCTTAGCCAGGCATGGGTTTTCTGATGTGGCAGAAAAGATTCTCTCCGTGCAGAAATTGCGTGTTTCAGGCGACTATCTTCAAACTTCCGCCGTGCTGCTACCCGGCGGTGCAGTCTCAAGCGCAGTGAATGATGCCAATGATTACCTGGGGCCGGGTACTGGCTATCATCTCAGTTCTGCGCGCGCGCAGGAGATAGCGGACCTACCGCAAGCCGGCGACCCTCGTCAGATTGGCGTTGAGACGGATACGTGGTCGGCAGACTTCTTCCAGGAAATTGGAGAAGCGTCGCCGGGCAACGACGCCTGTGAAATTGTTATCGCGCTTGGACCGGCGTTTGGTGCCAGCCTGAAATCAACGATCCTGGGGATTCCCCATGGCAAGGTCTTGCTTGCGTTAATCGAGGGAATCGAAGCCGAGGGCGGGACGGCCCGTGCGGTTAGAATCTATGCGACCTCGGATTGTGGTTTTATCGGGCATGCAGGCGCCCTGCTGAGCGGATCAGGCGTCGCAATCGGGCTGCAGTCTAAAGGGACCACGGTGATTCATCACCGCGACCTGGAGCCTCTCAACAACCTGGAGCTGTTCCCTCAGGCTCCTGGCCTGACGCTGGATTCCTACCGAGTCATTGGAAGAAATGCCGCGAAATACGCCAAGGGAGAGCCTGTGCTGCCGGTCCCGATCCAGATCGACAATATGGCCCGATTGAAATTTATCGTAAGAACAACCGTTCTGCACCTGCGGGAAACCAATCAAGTGCGGAGTGGCAGGCCGCCGCAGGAAATTCGCATCGTCAAGGGGTGATGGTCGAAACTGGAAGGAAGGTGATTGAATGAGTGATGAATCCGGAACCCAGAGTTATCCGCTCTCCGAGCGCTATCACGACCGTTTGCGAACACCCTCGGGAATTCCATTCGACGATATTACCGTTGAATCCGTCCTGGATGGGCGCATTCAAATGGATGATCTGCGGGTTACGGCCGAGGCATTGGAATTACAAGCAAGGGTAGCGGAAGGCTGCGCGCGGCCGCAGTTGGCGGAGAATTTCCGCCGCGCCGCAGAGCTGGTTGATGTGCCCGAGGAGAGACTTCTGGAGATTTACCGGGCTCTTCGGCCGGGCCGTGCTTCAAAGGCGGGCTTGCTGGCACTGGCAGAACAGTTGGAGACCCGCTGGCGCGCTACCAGGTGCGCCAACCTCATCCGAGACGCTGCGAATGCCTGCCGGAGTTAAGCCTGATCACGGGCATCGGGCAATGGGACTGCATCTGGCTGGTTCTTGAGCGGTAACACAAGCGCTGTAGCAGCCTTGAATCGGAAGATATCATAACAACCTTTACCGAAATAACCCTGTCCGTGGATGTTCTCCAGCGCGTTGATAAGGAGTTGGAGTATGAAATTGGGAATAGACAGCTACTGTTATCACAGGTTCTTTGGCGAGGTCTATCCCCAACAACGCCCGCCTTCCTTGCGAATGACTATGGAGGACTTTGTCAGCAGGGCTTGTGAACTGGGCGTGGTGGGAGTCTCCCTAGAATCCTGTTTTTTCCCCAGCTTCAGCTCGGAATATCTCTCAGGGTTGAAAAAGAGTCTTGATGAACATGGACTTGATCGTGTTTACGCCTGGGGACATCCGGACGGCCTTGAAGGTGGGAGAAACCAGGAAGCCTATGAGGATATGATCCTCAATCTCGATTACGCGCGTCAGATCGGGGCCAAGGTCATGCGAGTGGTGGGGAGCAGTCTCGTATTTCGCAACGACCCGCACCAACCGCAGCTCGAGCGCCTTACGCGGATGTTTCGCGAGGCTGCCAGGGTGGCCGAGGAGTACGGGATCAAGCTGGCAGTGGAAAATCATATCGATTTTAATGCAGATGAAATGGTTCAACTCTTAGAGGCCGTTGATTCACCCTACCTCGGCATTAACTTCGATACCGGTAATTTCGTTCGTCTCCTGGATGATCCTGTAAAAGGCATGGCCAAGCTGGCATCTCGAGTTTACGCGACCCACATCAAGGACCTGCAAGTGCAGAAGAGAGTTCCAGCCGACGAATGGTTTTTCTTCTCTTCAGTTCCAGCAGGGGACGGAATCGTTGATATTGCGAAGCTTGTCGAGATACTGACCGCATCGGGCTTTGACGGGATTCTTGCGGTCGAAATCGACTTTCTGCATCCGAGTTACGGCGATGACGAAGATGCAGCGGTAGCGAAGAGTATCACAAAATTGAAATCGATGATCCGGACGTGAGATTGTTGAACCCCGTCAGAGCGTCAGGCAAGAGACCGGTTTCAATTTGCGGGCACATATCCCCCGAGTTTTGTTCCACGAAGGCAGGGAAAGGACAGCCATTTTAGAAGCTGGACATGCCTTTCAGACTTTCCCGGGTTAAGAGCGCGGCGCTATGATCAAGAAATCGTCTCGTCAAAGAACTGAGGAACACACGCTTCTTCGCGGTTCACGTAAGTGGAGTTGGGCGAGCATGTTGTTTTTTCTTGGCGTGGCGGCCGTGTTTCAGCCGAGACTCGCCCCGGGAACGGACGAACCCTACGAGAAAGAGACCTTCGCGTATAAGCATTTGAAAGGTTGCGCCTTGTCAGTCGATGTTTTCCGAGCTCCTACGACGGTCGTGGAACCCGTTATCTTCTGGATTCATGGAGGCGCACTCATTGGAGGTTATCGTGGTAACCTTCGCGCAGACCAGGTAGGCAAATACATTGAGGCGGGGTTTACTGTCGTCTCCATTGACTATAGACTCGCTCCGGAAACAAAACTTCCCGAAATACTCGACGACATACACGATGCCTACGAATGGGTCCGTAACGAGGGCCCTTCACTCCTTCACATTGATCCCAACCGTCTTGCCGTTGTAGGACATTCGGCAGGAGGCTATTTGGCGCTCACCCAGGGTTATCTGGAATCACCGCCACCAAAGGCCATCGTGTCCTTCTATGGGTACGGCGACATCGCTGCCAAATGGTATAGCGAGCCTGATCCATTCTACTTGGGCCAACCACCCGTTTCTGCAAGGGAGGCCGTCCAGTCGCTGTGCTCAGGTTACCCATGCGGAGGCGAGCCACCGGAATCTAGATGGCGTTATTACCGGTATCTCCGACAGCAAGGGCTGTGGCCGAAAGAGGTGGCCGGCTATGATCCACACAAAGACCCGCAGG from Terriglobia bacterium harbors:
- a CDS encoding glycerol dehydratase reactivase beta/small subunit family protein: MALGPAFGASLKSTILGIPHGKVLLALIEGIEAEGGTARAVRIYATSDCGFIGHAGALLSGSGVAIGLQSKGTTVIHHRDLEPLNNLELFPQAPGLTLDSYRVIGRNAAKYAKGEPVLPVPIQIDNMARLKFIVRTTVLHLRETNQVRSGRPPQEIRIVKG
- a CDS encoding diol dehydratase small subunit, with amino-acid sequence MSDESGTQSYPLSERYHDRLRTPSGIPFDDITVESVLDGRIQMDDLRVTAEALELQARVAEGCARPQLAENFRRAAELVDVPEERLLEIYRALRPGRASKAGLLALAEQLETRWRATRCANLIRDAANACRS
- a CDS encoding sugar phosphate isomerase/epimerase family protein, with product MKLGIDSYCYHRFFGEVYPQQRPPSLRMTMEDFVSRACELGVVGVSLESCFFPSFSSEYLSGLKKSLDEHGLDRVYAWGHPDGLEGGRNQEAYEDMILNLDYARQIGAKVMRVVGSSLVFRNDPHQPQLERLTRMFREAARVAEEYGIKLAVENHIDFNADEMVQLLEAVDSPYLGINFDTGNFVRLLDDPVKGMAKLASRVYATHIKDLQVQKRVPADEWFFFSSVPAGDGIVDIAKLVEILTASGFDGILAVEIDFLHPSYGDDEDAAVAKSITKLKSMIRT
- a CDS encoding alpha/beta hydrolase — protein: MIKKSSRQRTEEHTLLRGSRKWSWASMLFFLGVAAVFQPRLAPGTDEPYEKETFAYKHLKGCALSVDVFRAPTTVVEPVIFWIHGGALIGGYRGNLRADQVGKYIEAGFTVVSIDYRLAPETKLPEILDDIHDAYEWVRNEGPSLLHIDPNRLAVVGHSAGGYLALTQGYLESPPPKAIVSFYGYGDIAAKWYSEPDPFYLGQPPVSAREAVQSLCSGYPCGGEPPESRWRYYRYLRQQGLWPKEVAGYDPHKDPQAFHPYCPVRNISGKFPPTLLIHGDKDTDVPFEQSEEMYRELKSLCGNSILTPGYNAGERRSADEIF